A genomic window from Cytobacillus suaedae includes:
- the pruA gene encoding L-glutamate gamma-semialdehyde dehydrogenase: MVVPYKHEPFTDFTVEANKKAYLAGLETVESYLGRDYDLIIGGERISTDDKIVSVNPSNREEVVGRVSKANRELAEKAMQIADKTFQTWRKTKPEMRADILFRAAAIIRRRKHEFSALLTKEAGKPWNEADADTAEAIDFLEYYGRQMLKLKDGIPVESRPIEYNRFNYIPLGVGVIISPWNFPFAIMAGMTAAAFVTGNTVLLKPASTTPVVAAKFMEVLEESGLPAGVVNYIPGSGAEVGDYLVDHPRTRFISFTGSRDVGLRIFERSSKLNDGQIWLKRVIAEMGGKDTIVVDKEADLELAAKSIVASAFGFSGQKCSACSRAVILEDVYDQVVDRVVELTKELKLADPTDQTTSMGPVNDQGAFDKIMSYVEIGKQEGKLLHGGEGDDSKGWFIQPTIFGDVAEDARLMKEEIFGPVVALCKAKDFDHAIDIANNTEYGLTGAVITNNRANIEKAREDFHVGNLYFNRGCTGAIVGYQPFGGFNMSGTDSKAGGPDYLVLHMQAKTTSEML; encoded by the coding sequence ATGGTAGTACCTTATAAACATGAACCATTTACGGATTTTACTGTCGAGGCAAACAAGAAGGCATATTTAGCGGGTCTTGAGACAGTTGAGTCTTACCTTGGAAGAGACTACGACTTAATTATTGGTGGAGAGCGTATTTCAACAGATGACAAAATTGTATCTGTAAATCCATCAAACAGAGAAGAAGTTGTTGGTCGCGTTTCAAAAGCAAACCGTGAGTTAGCAGAAAAAGCAATGCAAATCGCAGATAAAACGTTCCAAACATGGCGCAAGACGAAGCCTGAAATGCGTGCAGATATATTATTCCGTGCAGCTGCAATCATCCGTCGTCGTAAGCATGAGTTTTCTGCTCTTTTAACAAAAGAAGCAGGTAAACCATGGAATGAAGCAGATGCTGATACAGCTGAAGCAATTGACTTCTTAGAGTATTATGGTCGTCAAATGCTTAAGTTAAAAGATGGTATTCCAGTGGAAAGCCGTCCAATCGAATACAACCGCTTTAACTATATTCCACTTGGAGTAGGTGTAATTATCTCTCCTTGGAACTTCCCGTTCGCAATCATGGCTGGTATGACTGCAGCTGCGTTTGTAACAGGTAATACAGTTTTACTTAAACCAGCTAGTACGACTCCAGTCGTTGCTGCGAAGTTTATGGAAGTACTTGAAGAGTCAGGCCTACCAGCAGGAGTAGTTAACTATATTCCTGGTAGTGGAGCAGAGGTTGGAGATTACCTAGTTGATCACCCACGTACTCGTTTTATCAGCTTCACAGGTTCACGTGATGTAGGACTTCGTATATTTGAACGTTCTTCAAAGCTTAACGATGGCCAAATTTGGTTAAAACGTGTAATCGCTGAAATGGGCGGTAAAGATACCATCGTTGTTGATAAAGAAGCTGATCTTGAATTAGCTGCTAAATCAATCGTGGCTTCTGCGTTTGGTTTCTCTGGACAGAAATGTTCAGCATGCTCTAGAGCAGTTATTCTAGAGGATGTTTATGATCAAGTAGTAGATCGCGTTGTTGAATTAACAAAAGAATTAAAATTAGCTGATCCAACTGATCAAACAACTAGCATGGGTCCTGTAAATGACCAAGGTGCGTTTGATAAGATTATGAGCTATGTTGAAATCGGTAAACAAGAAGGGAAACTTCTTCATGGTGGAGAAGGCGATGACTCTAAAGGCTGGTTCATCCAACCTACAATCTTCGGAGATGTTGCTGAAGATGCTCGCCTAATGAAAGAAGAGATCTTCGGACCTGTTGTAGCATTGTGCAAAGCAAAAGACTTTGATCATGCAATTGACATCGCAAACAACACTGAGTATGGTCTAACTGGAGCAGTTATTACTAATAACCGTGCAAACATTGAAAAAGCACGTGAAGACTTCCATGTTGGAAACCTATACTTTAACCGTGGATGTACAGGTGCAATTGTTGGATATCAACCATTTGGTGGATTCAACATGTCTGGTACAGACTCAAAAGCGGGTGGCCCAGACTATTTAGTTCTTCACATGCAAGCTAAAACTACATCAGAAATGCTATAA
- the putP gene encoding sodium/proline symporter PutP codes for MEPAVLVTFIIYLIGMLLIGVVAYRMTSNLSDYVLGGRRLSPGVAALSAGASDMSSWLLLGLPGAVYASGGMPQIWIAVGLAIGAYLNWQFIAKRLRSYTEKANDSITIPDFFENRFKDSSKSLRVISALVILLFFTFYTSSGMVGGAKLFEASFGLTYNQALWIGAIVIISYTFLGGFLAVSWTDFIQGILMFLALIVVPIVAISKLGGWGNTVNTVGEIDPAYLDVFAGMTTIGIISLLAWGLGYFGQPHILTRFMALKSVKDVPKARMIGMTWMVFALFGAVFTGFAGIAFFADNPIGDGEQVFILFTQVLFDPWVSGILLAAILAAIMSTIDSQLLVSSSALAEDFYKAILKKDASEKELVWVGRIAVAGIALIAILLAGNPDSSVLALVSYAWAGFGAAFGPVIILSLFWKRMNRWGALAGMIVGAVTVVVWSKLGTPLYEIVPGFILATLAVVIVSLVTAEPDQEIQDKFDEVKNSL; via the coding sequence ATGGAACCAGCAGTTTTAGTAACATTTATCATTTATTTAATTGGTATGCTATTAATAGGTGTTGTTGCATATCGCATGACTAGTAATCTATCAGACTATGTATTAGGTGGAAGGCGACTATCACCAGGTGTTGCTGCATTGAGTGCAGGTGCCTCGGATATGAGTAGTTGGCTACTATTAGGTTTACCGGGTGCAGTTTACGCTTCAGGTGGTATGCCACAAATTTGGATTGCCGTTGGTCTAGCAATAGGTGCATACCTTAATTGGCAGTTCATTGCAAAACGTTTACGTAGCTATACTGAAAAGGCAAATGACTCGATCACGATTCCTGACTTTTTTGAAAATCGATTTAAGGATAGCTCGAAGTCTTTACGTGTCATTTCTGCATTAGTAATTTTATTGTTTTTTACTTTCTATACATCATCAGGTATGGTCGGGGGAGCCAAGTTATTTGAAGCTTCTTTTGGACTTACGTATAACCAAGCACTTTGGATTGGAGCAATTGTTATCATTTCCTACACCTTCTTAGGTGGATTCCTGGCAGTAAGCTGGACCGATTTTATTCAAGGTATCTTAATGTTCCTTGCGTTAATCGTGGTGCCAATTGTTGCAATCTCTAAACTTGGTGGTTGGGGCAATACGGTAAACACAGTAGGAGAAATTGATCCTGCATATTTAGATGTGTTTGCTGGAATGACCACTATAGGAATTATTTCTTTATTAGCATGGGGATTAGGTTACTTCGGTCAACCGCATATTCTTACTCGTTTCATGGCATTAAAATCTGTTAAAGATGTACCAAAAGCTCGTATGATTGGTATGACATGGATGGTATTTGCACTATTTGGTGCAGTATTCACAGGTTTTGCAGGTATTGCGTTCTTCGCGGATAATCCAATTGGAGATGGAGAGCAAGTGTTTATTCTATTCACTCAAGTTCTTTTTGATCCTTGGGTATCTGGTATTCTATTAGCAGCAATCTTAGCAGCTATTATGAGTACAATTGATTCACAGCTACTTGTATCTTCAAGTGCTCTTGCAGAGGACTTTTACAAAGCAATTCTTAAAAAGGATGCTTCTGAAAAAGAACTTGTATGGGTAGGACGTATTGCTGTTGCAGGTATCGCTCTAATTGCGATTCTATTAGCAGGTAATCCAGATAGCTCAGTATTAGCATTAGTAAGTTATGCTTGGGCAGGATTCGGTGCAGCATTTGGTCCAGTAATCATCCTATCGTTATTCTGGAAACGTATGAATCGTTGGGGTGCTTTAGCAGGTATGATTGTTGGTGCTGTAACAGTTGTTGTATGGAGTAAGCTTGGTACACCACTTTATGAAATTGTACCAGGGTTCATTCTAGCAACACTTGCTGTAGTTATTGTTAGCTTAGTAACAGCAGAGCCAGACCAAGAAATCCAAGATAAATTTGATGAAGTAAAAAATAGTTTATAA
- the ribB gene encoding 3,4-dihydroxy-2-butanone-4-phosphate synthase, with the protein MAKTAVSRVEMAIEEVRKGKMVIIQDDESRENEGDLVMAAEKVTGEQINFIATYGKGLICTPMLEDRLDFLNLPQMVVDNEESLRTAFTVSVDAKEGVTTGISAFERAHTILKLIDSKASPQDFVRPGHVFPLKAKSNGVLDRRGQTEASIDLMRLAGLYPAAVICEIMGEDGHMARRSDLVKFSRKHGLVLITVQDLVDYRMKNGYLNW; encoded by the coding sequence ATGGCAAAGACAGCTGTTAGTCGTGTCGAAATGGCAATTGAAGAAGTAAGAAAAGGAAAGATGGTCATCATTCAGGATGATGAAAGCCGTGAGAATGAGGGAGACCTTGTCATGGCCGCCGAAAAAGTAACCGGTGAGCAAATTAACTTTATTGCTACTTATGGTAAAGGGTTAATATGTACACCAATGCTCGAGGATCGCTTAGACTTTTTAAATCTGCCACAGATGGTGGTAGATAATGAGGAATCTTTACGAACAGCTTTTACGGTATCAGTAGATGCGAAAGAAGGGGTTACAACTGGTATCTCTGCGTTTGAAAGAGCACATACGATTCTAAAGTTAATTGACTCTAAAGCCTCTCCCCAGGATTTTGTAAGGCCAGGACACGTATTTCCACTAAAAGCCAAGAGCAACGGAGTATTGGATCGAAGAGGGCAGACTGAGGCTTCCATTGATTTAATGAGGTTAGCAGGCCTTTATCCAGCTGCTGTTATTTGTGAGATTATGGGAGAGGACGGCCATATGGCAAGGAGAAGTGATTTGGTGAAATTTTCACGTAAGCATGGCTTAGTATTAATTACTGTACAAGATTTGGTTGATTATCGGATGAAGAATGGCTACTTAAACTGGTAA
- the gatC gene encoding Asp-tRNA(Asn)/Glu-tRNA(Gln) amidotransferase subunit GatC, which translates to MTRISIDQVKHVANLARLAITEEEANNFKTQLEAIITYAEQLNEVNTDNIEPTTHVLKMKNVLREDVPKKGLPLEEVLKNAPDLKDGHIRVPSIIE; encoded by the coding sequence TTGACTAGAATTTCAATTGACCAAGTAAAGCATGTAGCTAACTTAGCGAGGTTAGCAATAACGGAAGAGGAAGCGAATAATTTCAAAACACAATTAGAAGCAATCATTACATATGCTGAGCAGTTAAATGAGGTAAATACAGATAATATTGAGCCTACTACGCATGTACTTAAAATGAAAAATGTATTGCGAGAGGACGTACCTAAAAAAGGATTGCCACTAGAAGAAGTGTTGAAAAATGCACCAGACTTAAAGGATGGACATATACGTGTTCCGTCAATCATTGAATAG
- the gatA gene encoding Asp-tRNA(Asn)/Glu-tRNA(Gln) amidotransferase subunit GatA, whose protein sequence is MSLFDYKISELHQFLHKKEIRVTDLVQESFKRINEVDDKIEAFLTLDEENAMNYANTLDEALGKKDEFGLLFGLPIGIKDNIVTKGLRTTCASKILENFDPIYDATVVQKLKDAETVTIGKLNMDEFAMGSSNENSSFKKTKNPWNTNHVPGGSSGGSAAAVAAGEVLFSLGSDTGGSVRQPASFCGVVGLKPTYGRISRYGLVAFASSLDIIGPVTRNVEDNAYLLQAIAGVDPMDSTSANVDVPDYLSSLTGDVKGLRIAVPKEYLGEGVRDDVRQSVLNALRVLEGLGATWDEVSLPHSKYALATYYLLSSSEASANLARFDGVRYGHRTDNAESLLEMYKQTRSEGFGDEVKRRIMLGTFALSSGYYDAYYKKAQKVRTLIKKDFEDIFENYDVIIGPTAPTHAFRLGENTKDPMTMYANDILTIPMNLAGVPAISVPCGFSKGLPLGLQIIGKHFDESTIFRVAHAFEQATEHHKAKPQL, encoded by the coding sequence ATGTCACTATTTGACTATAAAATATCAGAACTTCACCAATTTTTACATAAGAAAGAGATACGTGTTACTGATCTTGTTCAGGAATCCTTTAAACGAATAAATGAAGTTGACGATAAGATTGAAGCTTTTCTAACGTTAGATGAAGAAAACGCAATGAACTACGCTAACACATTAGATGAAGCACTAGGAAAAAAAGATGAGTTCGGCCTGCTTTTTGGGTTACCGATTGGAATCAAGGATAATATTGTTACAAAAGGACTAAGAACAACATGTGCGAGTAAAATACTTGAGAACTTTGATCCAATTTATGACGCAACAGTTGTTCAAAAGCTAAAGGATGCGGAGACTGTTACGATAGGGAAATTAAACATGGACGAGTTTGCCATGGGTTCTTCAAACGAAAATTCTAGCTTTAAGAAAACGAAGAATCCTTGGAATACCAATCATGTTCCCGGGGGTTCAAGTGGAGGCTCTGCTGCTGCCGTCGCTGCAGGAGAAGTTCTCTTTTCATTAGGATCAGACACGGGAGGTTCTGTTAGACAGCCTGCCTCATTCTGTGGGGTTGTAGGGCTAAAACCTACCTATGGTCGTATCTCTCGTTACGGACTTGTGGCATTCGCGTCGTCGTTAGATATTATTGGACCGGTTACAAGAAACGTAGAAGATAATGCTTATTTATTACAAGCCATTGCAGGAGTAGACCCAATGGATTCCACATCAGCGAATGTAGATGTTCCTGATTATTTATCATCGTTAACTGGTGATGTTAAGGGTTTACGAATTGCTGTTCCAAAAGAATATCTTGGGGAAGGGGTAAGGGACGATGTTCGCCAGTCTGTCCTGAATGCTTTAAGGGTACTCGAAGGGTTAGGTGCAACCTGGGATGAGGTATCTTTACCACACTCAAAATACGCACTAGCAACCTACTATTTATTATCATCCTCTGAAGCGTCGGCAAACCTAGCTCGTTTTGATGGTGTTCGTTATGGTCATCGTACGGATAATGCCGAAAGCTTACTTGAAATGTATAAACAAACACGTAGTGAAGGCTTTGGAGATGAGGTTAAGCGCCGTATTATGCTCGGTACCTTCGCATTAAGCTCTGGATATTATGATGCCTATTATAAAAAAGCGCAAAAAGTTCGTACGTTAATTAAGAAAGACTTTGAGGATATATTTGAGAACTATGATGTAATAATTGGCCCTACTGCACCTACGCATGCTTTTAGATTGGGCGAAAATACAAAGGACCCAATGACAATGTATGCAAATGATATTTTAACGATCCCGATGAACCTAGCTGGAGTACCTGCAATCTCTGTACCTTGTGGATTCTCCAAAGGATTACCACTAGGCTTACAAATCATTGGAAAACATTTTGATGAAAGCACAATATTCCGGGTTGCACATGCATTCGAACAAGCAACTGAACATCATAAAGCTAAACCACAACTGTAA